A stretch of the Esox lucius isolate fEsoLuc1 chromosome 2, fEsoLuc1.pri, whole genome shotgun sequence genome encodes the following:
- the alas1 gene encoding 5-aminolevulinate synthase, nonspecific, mitochondrial encodes METIIRRCPFLSRVPQTFLQQARTSLVVYAQKCPVMMDLASKPLARSLCLSSTSMQKAEGTVALPPAPAEHGANGGSTTQLPPGHPHPVPAAAQGSASKCPFLAAEMGQKNSGVVRQASLQLQEDVQEVRTVRKDVTPAQALAGSSNTSGGLDRSSLMKKLLKQRPTRVSHLLQENMPHSVSNFHYDDFFERKIEEKKSDHTYRVFKTVNRRATDFPMGDDYTDSLSNKRDVSVWCSNDYLGMSRHPRVLGSIMETLRKHGSGAGGTRNISGTSRFHVELEQELADLHGKDAALLFTSCFVANDSTLFTLAKMMPGCEIYSDAGNHASMIQGIRNSGARKFIFRHNDPKHLKELLKKSDPSTPKIVAFETVHSMDGAVCPLEEMCDVAHAFGAITFVDEVHAVGLYGARGGGIGDRDGIMHKMDIISGTLGKAFGCVGGYIASTNALVDTVRSYAAGFIFTTSLPPMLLAGARESVQTLKAEEGRALRRKHQRNVKLLRQMLMDSGLPVVHCPSHIIPVRVSDAEKNTEVCDIMMSRYNIYVQAINYPTVARGEELLRIAPTPHHTPQMMTYFVEKLVQTWKEVGLHLKPHSSGECNFCQQPLHFELMSEREKSYFSGMSRSVSARA; translated from the exons ATGGAGACAATCATTCGCCGCTGCCCGTTCCTGTCTCGGGTGCCCCAGACCTTCCTGCAGCAGGCCAGGACGTCCCTGGTGGTCTATGCCCAGAAGTGCCCTGTGATGATGGACCTGGCCTCCAAGCCACTGGCACGCTCCCTCTGCTTATCTTCCACCAGCATGCAGAAGGCTGAGGGCACGGTGGCGTTGCCCCCGGCACCCGCTGAGCATG GAGCCAATGGTGGAAGCACCACCCAGCTGCCCCCAGGCCATCCCCACCCGGTGCCTGCTGCTGCCCAGGGCTCTGCCTCCAAGTGCCCGTTCCTGGCTGCTGAGATGGGCCAGAAGAACAGCGGTGTGGTGCGCCAGGCCAGCCTCCAGCTACAGGAGGATGTGCAGGAGGTCCGCACTGTCCGGAAAG ATGTGACCCCTGCCCAGGCCCTGGCTGGCTCCTCCAACACGTCAGGAGGTCTGGACCGCTCCAGTCTGATGAAGAAGCTGCTAAAGCAGCGTCCAACCAGAGTTTCCCATTTACTGCAGGAGAACATGCCCCACT CGGTGTCAAACTTCCACTACGACGACTTCTTCGAGAGGAAGATCGAGGAGAAGAAGAGCGACCACACGTACCGCGTCTTTAAGACGGTGAACCGGCGGGCCACAGACTTCCCGATGGGGGACGACTACACCGACTCCCTTAGCAACAAGAGAGACGTGTCTGTCTGGTGCTCTAACGACTACCTGGGCATGAGTCGACACCCGCGAGTCCTCGGCTCCATCAT GGAAACGTTGCGTAAGCATGGCAGTGGGGCTGGAGGCACCAGGAACATATCTGGGACCAGCAGGTTCCACGTGGAGCTGGAACAGGAACTAGCGGACCTCCATGGGAAGGACGCGGCACTGCTCTTCACTTCCTGCTTCGTAGCCAATGACTCGACGCTCTTCACTCTGGCCAAGATGATGCCCG GCTGTGAGATCTACTCCGATGCGGGGAACCACGCCTCCATGATCCAAGGCATCAGGAACAGCGGAGCCAGAAAGTTTATCTTCCGTCACAACGACCCGAAGCActtgaaggagttgctgaagAAGTCCGATCCATCCACTCCGAAGATCGTGGCCTTTGAGACCGTTCACTCCATGGATG GCGCGGTGTGTCCCCTGGAGGAGATGTGTGACGTGGCCCATGCCTTTGGTGCCATCACGTTTGTGGACGAGGTGCATGCAGTGGGTCTCTATGGGGCCCGGGGGGGAGGTATCGGAGACCGCGACGGGATCATGCACAAGATGGACATCATCTCGGGGACattgg GGAAGGCGTTTGGGTGTGTCGGCGGCTACATCGCCAGTACCAACGCCCTGGTGGACACGGTGCGGTCGTACGCTGCAGGCTTCATCTTCACCACCTCCCTGCCTCCCATGCTGCTGGCTGGGGCCCGGGAGTCTGTCCAGACCCTCAAGGCGGAGGAGGGCCGCGCTCTACGGAGGAAGCACCAGCGCAACGTCAAACTGCTCCGTCAGATGCTCATGGACTCCGGACTTCCTGTGGTCCACTGCCCCTCCCACATCATCCCTGTCAGG gTGTCTGATGCGGAGAAGAACACTGAAGTCTGTGACATCATGATGAGCCGCTACAACATCTACGTCCAGGCCATCAACTACCCCACCGTCGCCAGGGGGGAGGAGCTTCTGCGCATTGCCCCCACGCCACACCACACCCCCCAGATGATGACATACTTTGTCG AGAAGCTGGTTCAGACTTGGAAGGAAGTGGGTCTGCATCTGAAGCCCCACTCCTCAGGGGAATGCAACTTCTGTCAGCAGCCACTGCACTTTGAGCTGatgtcagagagggagaagtCGTACTTCAGCGGTATGAGCCGCTCCGTCTCGGCCCGGGCATGA